GTACGACGGCGAGCAGGGCGTCGTGCCCACCGGCTCGGCGAAGTCCGGCGGCGCGCGCGCCAACTTCCAGTTCTCGCCGCGGCCGAGCCTGACGTTCAACGTCAACACCGCCTACAACCGCAACGAGACGCGCTTCATCCCCGACGGCAACTTCGCGTGGGGCTTCATGCTCAACGTCGGCCGCGGGAGCTTCGGGAACTTCAAGGGCGGCAAGGGCGAGTGCGCCGGCATCACGACGACGTGCGTGACGAACAAGTACATCCTCGACCAGCAGGCGACGAACAGCGCCGACCACTTCATCACCGGCCTCACCGCGAACTGGAGCCCGCTGCAGGCGCTCACGAACCGCGTCGCGATCGGCTACGACTACAACAACGTCGACAGTCAGGACGTGATCCCGTTCGGCTACATCAACCTGCCGCTGGGACGCCTCGACAAGACGGACTGGAACCACACGAAGCTGTCGCTCGACTACGCGGGGACGTTCCAGCACACGCTGCTCGGCCTCGCCTCGACGTCGTCGTGGGGCGGCCAGATGTTCGACGACCGCGACAAGTTCATCGGCGAGACGGGAAACGACTTCTCCGGCCCCGGCGACCCGACGCTGGGCAGCGCCGCGCGCGTGACGTTAGGCCGCGTCGACCGCCCGCGCGTCGTGAACGCGGGGCTGTTCGTGCAGCAGATGTTCGGCTGGCGCGACCGGCTGTTCGTCACCGGCGGGCTGCGCATGGACGGCAACAGCGCGTTCGGATCGAACTTCGGGCTGCAGAGCTACCCGAAGGTGAGCGCCGCGTACGTGATCTCGGAGGAAGGCTTCTGGCCCAAGCAGCTCCTCTCGACGATGAAGCTGCGCGCCGCGCTGGGTGAGTCGGGCAAGGCGCCGGGCGCGTTCGACGCCGTGCGCACGTGGGATCCGATCGCCGGCGACGAGGGGAAGCCGGGCTTCACGCCGAACCAGATCGGCAACCCGAACCTCGGCCCCGAGCGCACGCGCGAGCTGGAGCTCGGCTTCGACGCGGGCGCGTTCGAGGATCGCGTGAGCCTGGAGCTGACGATGTTCCGCGCGAAGACGCTCGATGCGCTGATCGGCGTGACGTACCCGCCGACGCAGGGCTTCACGCGCACGCAGCTCGAGAACGTGGGCACGCTGCAGAACCGCGGCGTGGAGGTGCAGCTCTCGGGCGACATCCTGCGGCTCGACAAGCTGCAGTGGAGCGGCCGGGTGAGCTACACGGCGATGAACAGCAAGGCGATCGACCTCGGCGGCCGCATCATCTCCATGGGCTCGTCGGTGTACGTGCGCGAGGGGTACCCGGTGCCGTCGTACTTCGGGCGCAAGGTCACGAACCCCGACGCGATCGCCGAGCCGGTCGTGGAGCAGGACCAGTTCCTCGGTTCGGCGTATCCCAACCATCTGTTAGGCGTGAGCACCACGGTGCGGCTGTTCCGCAACCTCGCGCTCGACGTGCTCGGCGAGTACCAGGGCGGCGGGATGCTCGGCAACTTCGTCGGCTACCAGAACGAGAACCGCTCGGTATGGTACCCGTGCTACGGCACGCAGAAGGCGATCCGCGCGAACCAGCTCCAGGGCGTCACCGCGATGCAGCGCGCGAAGTGCGCGATCGACCCGACGAAGATCAACAGCGACTACTGGATCGAGCCCACCGACTTCTTCAAGATCCGCTCGGCCTCCGTCGCGTGGACGGTGCCGAAGCGGTTCGTGCCCGGCGCGGCGTCGGCGATGCTGATCCTCTCCGGCCGCAACCTGTGGAAGTCGACCGACTACGACGGGCTCGATCCCGAGCTGCGCGACGCGAGCGACCAGGGCGCGACGCTCGCTCGCCGCGAGTACTACCAGCTGCCGCCGAGCAAGCAGTTCCTGCTCTCCGCGCGCGTTCACTTCTGACCGACACGGAGACACGACCATGCGTCACTCCCGGATGGTTAGGCATGGCGCGCTCGCCGCGGCGATCGCGCTCGGCGCCTCGTGCCACGACTACCTCACCGTCACGAACCCCGGCCCCATCGCCGACGAGTCGCTGCAGACGCCGGACGCCGTCCCCGGCTTCGTCACGGGCATGTCGAGCGACCTGTCGAACGCGCTCGACGAGGTCGTGCGCATCTCGGGCATCGCGTCCGACGAGCTCGGACACGGCGGGAGCTACACGGGCGAGGGGCTCTGGTACCGCGGCATCATCAACCCCGAGGACATCAACGACCAGTGGGCGCTGATGCAGCGCGCGCGGTGGGTCGCGGAGCAGGGGATCACGCGCATGAAGGCGCTCCCCGGCTTCACGTACGACAACGACGCCGCGTCGGCGCGCGCGAACCTGCTCGCCGGCTTCGCCGACCGCCTGCTGGGCGAGAACGCCTGCAAGGCCGTCATCGACGGGGGCGCGGTGCAGTCCGACTCCGTGCACTTCCAGCGCGCGCTGGCCTACTTCACGGAGGCCATCCGCATCGCGCAGGCGCGCAACGTGGTGGACGTGCTGAACGCGGCGTACGGCGGCCGCGCGAGCGTGAAGGCGTCGCTCGGCGACTGGCCCGGCGCGGTCGCCGACGCGCAGCAGGTGCCGGCGGCGTTCGTGTACAACGCCGTGTACTCCACGAACTCCACGCGCGAGAACAACTCGCTCGTGCAGGAGACCTACGTGCGCCGCGAGTTCACCGTGTTCGGCACGCAGTGGGCGCAGGTGTTCAACGACCCGCGCGTGCCGTGGGACACGATCTACACGAGCGCCGCGAAGACGGCCGTGCAGAAGGGACAGGACGGCAAGACGAACTTCTTCCGGCAGCGGAAGTACACGGACCTCGGCGCCGACATCCCGCTCACGAAGGGGACCGAGATGCTGATGCTCCGCGCCGAGGCGGCGCTGCGCACCGGCGACATCGGCGGCGCGTTCGCGCTCATCAACCAGCAGCGCACGGTGTACCGGCTGCCCGCCCTGTCCCCGCCGCCGGCGGGCCTCGCGGCGGCGTGGCAGATCCTCGAGAAGGAGTACGGCGCGGTGGTGTGGCTCGAGGGGCGGCGGCTGTGGCAGCTCCGCCGCTGGCAGGCCGCGACCGACGCGTCGCACAACGGCTTCCTCGACGGCCGCGCGACGTGCATCCCGATCAGCCTCGCCGAGCGGCAGTCGAACCCGAACGCGTCGGGGGGCTGAGCACGTTAGGCGTCGTTCGCCGCGAGCGAAGTCGGAGCGGAGACGGCCGAGATCTCGGCGAGCGGGACCGACGCGAGGAACGGCGCGTAGAGCCGCGCGAGGTGGCGCGGCGGCAGCACGTCGGCGACGAGCAGCGCGAGCGCGGCCGACGCGACGAGGTACTCCGCGGTGACGGCCGAGCGCAGCGCGCCGAGCCCCGCCGCGCGCTGCCGCGCCCACTGCGGGCCGCACACGACCGCGTGGATGCGGTCCTGGAGCGTCCACGCCGCCTCGCCGCGCTCGGTGCGCACGAGTGCCGTGGCCGCCGCTTCCTCGGCCGCCGCCCAGTCCCGAGGCGCATGCTGCGACTCGCGCCACGAGACCACCGCGGCGTCCACGTCCGCCGGCGTCATCGCCGAGACGCGGTCGAGAAAGAGGTCGACGAATCGACCGTTGGGGCCGAGTGGGTGCGAGGCCACGGGAGTCGAGAGGCGTGAGAGGACGCGGGTCGCGAGCGGTGCGCGGAGACGCTCAGAGAGGAGACACCTCAACCGCCGCGCTCCCGCATCCCTCAACACACGTCGCGCCTCCGGCGGACGTTGCATGCGGCGAGCGGGGCCGCATGTGACCCGCGTCACGACGACACGCCGAGCCAGCGCTCGAGCGCCTCGCGCCGGGAGCGGCTCACCTTGAGCCGGCCGCCGCCCCTCAGCTGCAGCTCGTAGTCGCCGCCCGCGCCGCGGTGCAGCGCCTCCACGAGGTCGAGCCGCACGATCACCGAGCGGTGCACGCGCATGAAGCGGTCGGGATCGAGCCGCTCCTCGAGCGTCTGCATCGCCTCGCGGATGACGTGGCGGCGGTCGCCGACGTGGAGCTCCGCGTACGGCCCCGCGGCGGTGATGTAGTCGATCTCGCTCACCGGCACCGGACGCACCTTGCCGCGCACCTCGACGGCGATGCGCTCCAGCCAGCGGCGCGGCGCGGCGTTAGGCACCCCGGCCGGCGTGGCCGGCGCCGGCGTGCCCTGCAGCACGCCGAGGAGCTGCGCGCGCAGCCGGTCCATGCCCTCCAGCGCGAGGCGGCGGCGCGCGCGCCGGAACGCCTCCTCGAACCGCTCGTCGTCGAACGGCTTCACGAGATAGTCCACGGCCGCGACGTCGAACGCTTGCAGCGCGTACTGGTCGAACGCGGTGACGAAGATGGTCGCCGGCATGCGCTCCGCGCCGACCTCGCGCACGACCTCGATGCCAGTCTTGCCGGGCATCTGCACGTCGAGGAACACGAGGTCGGGCGAGAGGCGACGGATCGCGTCGACCGCCTCGACGCCGTTCTCCGCCGTGCCGACGAGCTCCACACCCGTCTCGTGCCTCAGCAGATCCTCGAGCCGCATGCGCGCGAGCGGCTCGTCGTCGACGACGAGCACGCGCACCGGCGGCAGCGCGGCCGCGCGGTCGTCAGACATGGACGCCTCCGAGGGCCGTGACGGTGCCGAGCGCGCGGGCGCGCGTGCGCAGCGGGAGCCGGATCTCGGCCACGGTGCCGCCGGTCGCGCCCGGCGCGAGCGTGAACGAGCCCGCGTCGCCGTAGAGCTGCCGCAGCCGCTCCACGGTGTTGCGCACGCCGACGCCGGTGCGCGCGGAGGGGGCCGCGGGGCCGGGCCCGTCGTCGCGGACGGTGAGCACGAGCGCGCCGCCGTCCGCCGCAGCGCCGATGCGCACGCTGCCCGGTCCCGTCGCGCGCTCCACGCCGTGCTTGATCGCGTTCTCCACGATGGGCTGCAGGATCATGGTCGGTACGAGGGCGTCGAGCACGTTCTCGTCGGCGTGTGTCTCCACGGTGAGGCGCCCCTGGAAGCGCACCTGCATGATCTCGACGTAGCGCGCGAGCAGCGCGAGCTCCTCGCGCAGCGGCGCCTCCGCCTCGTCGCCGCCCTCGAAGCTGTGGCGCAGCAGCTCGCTCAGGCGCGCGATCATGCGCCTAACGCCGCGCGGGTCGCGCTCGACGAGCGCGGAGACGGCGTTCAGCGTGTTGAACAGGAAGTGCGGATCGAGCTGCCGCCGCAGCGCATCGAGACGCGCCTCGGCGAGCTGCGCGTGCAGCTCCGCCTCGCGCCGCGCGGCTTCGTGGCGGCGCAGCGCGTACCGACGCGAGAACGCGCGCGCGATCCCCGCGGCGACGACGCCGAGGTAGAGCACGATCGCGTTCAGGATGCCGAACCAGATCGGCGGCCCGCCGCGCCCACGCCCGCCGCGCCCGCGCGTCAATCCGCGCATGGCGTCGAACGACGCGACGTCGCGCGGCGGCCGCGGCCCGCCCGGCGTGAGCGTCTGCCGCAGCCACGTGCCGAGCCACCCCACCGCGACGGCGACGACGACGCCGAGCACGAGGAACTGCACGATCTGCCGCGCACGGTCGCGGTCGGGATCGAACCGGTCCGCGAGCGCGAGGATGGGCGGCGTGAGCAGCGCCCAGCACAGCGCCTCCGCCAGCGCGACGCCGGCCGAGCCGATCATGAAGGTCGACCCGCGCTCCGGCAGGTCGAACAGCCGGCTCGCGATGGAGAGCACCGCGTACGCGCTCCACACGGCGGCGATGATCGCGAGCTCGCGGCGCGAGAGCGGAAAGCGCTCGGGGGCGCCGGGGTGGGCGAGCGGGTCGGAGTCGGCGGTCACGATGCACTCGATTCTGTCGCACGTCGCCGGCCCGCGGCTACCCCTCGTGGCACGGATCGCACGCGTGCGCGCACGAGATGCACCGGTGCGATGCGAACGGTAGCGCACGAGTCGTTTGAACCACAGAGGACACGGAGGACACGGAGGAGAACCACGTCACTTGTCGGCTTCCTCCGTGCCCTCCGTGTCCTCGAGCGCGTCGCCGGCCGCGGCGAGCGAGCCGCCGACCAGTGTGAGCGACGCCGCGTCGTCGAGCGTCGCGCCGTCCGACTCTGCGGCGGCGAGCCGCGCATCGGTCGCGGTCACGACGCCGGAGACGAGGATCGCCGGCGCGCGCGCGCCGGCCGTGCCGGTCGTGCCGCGCGCGCTCGTCGTCACCGAGCCGCCGCGATCGTGATGCGGCTCGCGCCCGCCGCCCGCACGCCGGCGTTCACGCCCTGGTCGTCCCTCGCGGCCGCGTCCACGCGTCGCCCGATGCCTTCGTGACGATCGGTGCGGTGAGCGCGAGCGTGCCGCCGCCACCGCGCGCCGACGGCGCTCTCGTCCTCGACGAACATGGATGGCGCGAGGTGACAGGCGAGGACCCTGGGGATCCACGTGCGATTGAAGAGATCTCGAGATCCTTTTCATCGCCGTTGGATCCCTAGGGTCCTCGCCCAGCACCTGGAACCGGCCGGAAGGAACGTGACCTGCTTTGCAGTCCTCAACCACAGAGGACACAGAGGACACGGAGGAACCCAACAAGAAGTGGTTCTCCTCCGTGTCCTCCGTGCCTCCGCGTGAGCCGCCGTTCGTGTCGCCGCAACCGCCGTTCGCAACACGTACGTGCAGATGGTGCACGCCAGCGGATCGTCTCGCCGCGCGCGGCGTACGACGATGCGAACCGGTCGTGCGACGCGTCATCTCCGACGCGCGACGACGGGACGACGTCCACGCGGAGTTTGCACCATGCGCAAGACGATCTCGATCGGCGCGCTCGCCCTGGCTCTCGTCGCCGCGGGCGTGAGCGCGCAGCCGCCGCGCGGCGACGCGGCGCCGCGCCGCGACACCGCCGACAGCACGTTCCGCGGCCGGCGCGGTCCCGGCGGCCCGGGCGGCCCGGAGCGGATGCTGCTGAAGGGCATCACGCTCACCGACGCGCAGCGGCAGCAGATCGCCGCGCTGCACGACAGGCAGCGCGCGGAGGCCGCGCGCGACGAGGGACGCAAGGCGTTCGACGAGGTGCGCGCGGCGCGTCAGCGCGGTGACACCGCGGCGGCGCGCGCGAAGATGGCCGAGCTGCGCACGCAGATGGACCGCCGACGCGAGCAGCAGGTCGCGTCGATCCGCTCGCTGCTCACCGCCGACCAGCGCACGCAGTTCGACGCGAACGTCGCGGAGATGGAGAAGCGCCAGGCGCAGCGCGGCGAGCGCGGCGAGCGCGGCGGCCGCTGAACACGCCTAACGGACACGCGTCGGGTGCCGCGGTAAGGGTGCGGCCCCCGACGCGTGTTCCATTGCGTGAAGGCCGCATCGCATGCCACACCATCGACCACCGGATCACCTCGATGTCGCGCACGTCTCTCGCCCGGCACGCGCTCGCCCTCTCGCTGCTCGCGGCGTGCGCCGGCGGCGACTCGGCGGTGACCTCCACGACGACGCCGACGCCGGGCGCGATCACCGTCGTCAGCGGCGGCGCACAGTCGGGCACCGTCGGCACCACGCTGTCCTCGTCGGTCGTCGTGCAGGTCGCGACGACCGCGGGCGCACCGGTGCAGGGTGCCACGGTGGCGTTCGTCGTCTCGTCAGGCGCCGCCACGCTCTCCGCGTCGAGCGCGGTCACCGACGCGAGCGGGCTCGCGAGCACGCAGGTCACGCTCGGCACCGCCGCCGGAAGCGTCGTCATCGGCGCGTCGGTGCAGGGAACGAGCATCGCCACGACGATCACCGAGACCGCGGTGGCGGCGGAGATCACGGCGCCGTGCACGCCCACGTCGCTCGCCGTCGGCGCGACGGCGGTGCAGAGCGGCTCGTCGGTGTGCCTCGACGGCGGCACGTCCGGGGCGGAGTACGCCGTCATCCCGTTCAACGGATCGAGCAGCAGCGCGACGCGCGCCACGTTCGTCGTGCAGGCGGCCGGCGTGCAGCCGGTGAGCACCGTGCTCGCGAGCTCGGCGCCGACCGGCGGCCTCGCGACGTTAGGCGCGTCGGCGTCGGTGAGCCCGCGCGCGCAGTTCGAGCGCCGGCTGCGGGCGACCGAGCGCGCGGCGCTGTCGCCGATGGTCGGCACGGCCCGCGCGTGGTACACGGCGCGGCGCGGCGGCACCACGGCGCGGCTCGACGTCATCCCGGCGAATCCCACGTTGGGCACGGTCGTCTCGCTGAACGCGAACGCCGACGACGCGTGCACGCGTCCGGAGATGCGCGGCGCGCGCGTGATGGCGGTCGGCAGCAAGGCGATCGTCGTCGCAGACACGCTGAACCCGTCCGGCGGCTTCACGCAGGCCGACTACGCCTCGATCGCCGCGACGTTCGACACGCTCGTCGACGCGGTCGACACGAAGAACTTCGGCCAGCCCACCGACATCGACGGCAACGGCCACGTCATCCTGTTCTTCACGAGCGCCGTGAACGCGCTCACGCCGCGCAACGCCGACTACTACATCGGCGGCTTCTTCTACAGCCGGGACCTGTTCCCCACCACGGCGACGAACGGCCTCGAGGCGTGCGCGTCGAGCAACGTCGGCGAGATGTTCTACCTCGTCGTGCCGGATCCGTCGGGCGCGATCAACGGCAACGCGTTCTCGAAGTCGTTCGTCACGAGCGCCACGATCGCGACCACGGCGCACGAGTACCAGCATCTCATCAACTCCTCGCGCCGCCTGTACGTGAACACCGCCGCCACCGACTTCGAGGAGACGTGGCTCGATGAGGGGCTCGCGCACGTCGCCGAGGAGCTCGTGTTCTACGCGCGGTCGGGGCTCGCGCCGCTGAAGAACCTCGACGCGGCGACGCTGCGCGCGAACGCGATCTTCCGCGCGGCGTTCAACGACGAGGGGATCGACAACTTCGGGCGCCTGTCGTCGTACCTCGAGGATCCGTCGAGCAACTCGCCCTACGCCGACGACGACTCGCTCGCCACGCGCGGCGCGACGTGGAGCTTCCTGCGGTGGGCCGTCGATCACCAGGCGGCCGCGCAGGACGTGGTGTGGCAGCGGCTCGTGAACTCCACGACGACGGGGCTCGCGAACCTGCGCCAGGTCTTCGGCAGCGATCTCGCGCCGCTGTTCCGCGACTGGGCGACGTCGCTGCTGCTCGACGACGTGGCCGGCGTCGCGACGCAGTGGCAGGAGCCGAGCTGGAACGAGCGCTCCATCCTCGACGCGATCACGTCGACGAGCACCTACCCGCTCGCCACGCGCGCGCTGTCGAGCGGCGCGCCGACGACGCTGTCGGTGCGCGGCGGAAGCGCGGCCTACCTGCGCTTCACGGTGGCCGCGGGGCAGACGGGCACGGTGAGCTGGACGACGACCGGCGCGTCGGGCGCCGTCACCGTCGCGCGGCTGCGCTGAACGCGCCGCGCGGCCCGAGGTCGAGCAGCGCCCGCGCCGCGAGCGTGAGCTTGCGGCGCGGGCGCACCCACGCGCGTCGGCCGAAGACGTCGTAGTCGGCGCGCCGGATCTCGTCGTGGATGCCCAGGTAGACGCGCGCCGCCACCGCGGTGGCGCGGCGGAACCCCGGCGGCAGCACCGGCAACGCCTCCCGCGCGTCGTCGTACGCCGCCTCCGCTTCCGCCATCAACGACTCGGCCAGGGCGCGCCACCCGTCGTCGTGCGGCACGCCGCCGAGCCCCCACGCCGAGAGGTGGAACGACGACACGCCGTGCACGGCCATCAGATCGGCGGGGAGGTACACGCGGCCGTGCCACAGGTCGTCGCCCACGTCGCGCAGGATGTTCGTGAGCTGCATCGCGTGCCCGAGCCGCGCGGCCCGCGACAGCGCGAACGCGCCGCGCACGCCGAACAGCTCGGAGAGCCAGAGCCCCACCGTCGACGCGACGCGGAACGTGTACACGCGCAGCGCGTCGAGCGTGGGGTAGCGCACGCGGCGCAGATCCATGCGCACGCCCTCGATCAGCTCCTCGGCGTGGCGCAAGGGCACGTCGTGTCGCCGCAGATCGCCCACGACGCGCTCGAGCAGCGGCACACCGGACACGCCGCCGGCGTGCTCGAGGCGCAGCAGGGAGAGCCACGCGTCGAGACGCGCTTCCGTGCGCCGCGCGTCGTCGGCGTCGCCGACGTCCACCAGGTCGTCGGTGAAGCGGCAGAACGCGTACACGGCGGCGATGCGGTCGCGGTCCGCGGCGTCCAGGCAGCGCGCGGCGAACCGGAACGAGCGGCCATGGCGCGCCATGTACGCGAGCCAGCCGTCGCGTGGCGGATCGACGAGCGCGCGGAGCTCGGCGACGTCGGCGTGGTGCGGCTCGATCCGCAGCAGCGACGTCACCGCAGGACGCTCTGCAGCAGCGCGCACCCCGAGAGCGCGCCGACGGTGACGAGGACGGCGCCCCAGTACCCGGCGGCCGCGGTCATGCCTAACGGGAGCGCGAGGTTCGTCGCGTAGAACGCGGCGACCCACCGGCGGTCGAGCCGCGCGGTCCACGCGCCGGCGCCGAGCCGCACGAGGATCGCCATCAGCGCGAGCCCCGTGACGAACCAGCCGACGAGGTTCGACCACGGCATGCCGTAGTACGGGCCGGTGCCGCCCCACAGCCAGTACGTCGTGACGCGGCTCATCGCGGGGTCGAGCGCGAGGTCCCACGACAGCAGCACGAGCGCGCCGAGGACGACCGTCGCCGCGGGATGCGCGCGCCGCGCGAGCGCGAGCGACGGCACGGCCATCGTGAACCAGCTCAGCGGGATGAGCACGGGCACGTGGCCGAACCACTTCGCGCCGAGGCCGTCGGTGTAGTGGTACGGGCCGAACGGCAGGCCGACCGTGGTGCCTAACAGCTCGCTCGCCAGGCTCGCCGCGTACACGGCGGCGAGGGCGGGGAGCCAGCGCGCGCCCGCGACGTGGACGAGCGCGACGGCGAGCGCGACGAACGCGAGCGCGACCTGCGTGCGCGCGAAGAACGTGAACGCGACCGCGTAGACCGGTCCCGCGCCGGGATAGCGCGCGAGCAGGTCGGGGTGACGTCCGAAGACGGCGAAGCCCGCGAGCGCGGCGGCGGTGAACCCGACGAGCGCGACGAGCGCGCCGAGCGCGATGCGCGCGCCGAGCGCCGCGCGCGCGGGACGCAGCGGAGTCTGACGCCACGGGGCCCTTTCCCATCCTGCCCCATCCACTTCCACCCGTGACGCCAGACTGCGCGTGCCTCCCCCCATCCTCCCCCCTGTCGTCCGCCCGGTCCCCTGACCGGTGCGAGGGGAAGGTTAACCGCCTGTCCATGCTCTGTCAAATTTATTCTGGTGCCGATATTTGACAGAAGTTGTACAACGGCCTATCCTCCTGCGCATGCCGACGCCGTCCGAGCCCGCCGACCACGCGGAGCCGCGCTACCCCATCCGCGTCGCCGCGCGACGGGCCGGGCTCACCACCGCCACCGTCCGCGCCTGGGAGCGCCGTTACCGCGCCGTCGCGCCGGCGCGCACCGAGACCGACCGCCGCCTCTACTCCGAGGCCGACATCGAGCGGCTCCGGCTCCTGCGCGCGCTCGCCGCGGCGGGACGGTCCCTGACCGATCTCTCGCGGGTGCCGACGACGCGCCTCCGCGCGCTCGTGGAGGGGCTCGCCGAGCCACGCGCGGCCCGCACGCCGCGAACGGCTCGCGCGGCGGCGGCGCGCGGCCGCGAGCCCGCGGTGCTCGGCGCGCTGCTCCGCGCGTGCGACGCCGCGGTGCGCGACATGGACGCGCCGAAGCTCCAGACGCTGCTCGGCCGCGCGCTCGTCGGCCTGCCGCCGCGGCCGTTCTTCGAGCGTGTCGTCGTGCCGCTGCTGCGCCGCGTCGGCCGGCTCTGGGAGCGCGGCGAGATCACGGTCGCGCACGAGCACGCGGCGGCCGTCGCCGTGCGGCAGGTGCTCGGCTGGATGCTCGAGACGTTCCGCGCCGCGAACGAGTCGCGCGGCGCCGCGTGGAGCGACACCGCGCCGGCGCTCGTCGCCGCCACGCCGCAGGGCGAGCGGCACGAGCTCGGCGCGCTCATGGTCGCCGTGCTCGCCGCGGCGGCCGGATGGCGCGTCTCCTACCTCGGCGCCGACCTTCCGGCGGCGGACATCGCGGCCGCGGCGCGCAAGGCGAGCGCGCGCGTCGTCGCGCTCAGCGTCGTGGTGCCCGGCGCCGGCGACGCGATCGAGCCCGAGCTGCGCGCCCTGCGCGCCGCGCTCGACGACGAGGTCGCGCTCCTCGTCGGCGGCGCGGAGGCGCCCGGGCACGCGGGGCTGCTCGCCGCGTTAGGCGCGGCGCGCGTCGAGCGCCTCCGCGGCGTCGGCCCGTGGCTCGCGGAGCACGCCGCGCGACCTTCGGCACGTTCGGCGTGACGCGGCGCGGCCGCGCGCGCTCCGTCGTCGTCGGCGCGGGACTCGGGGGCCTCGCCGCGGCGATCCGCCTGCGCGCGCGGGGCGACGACGTCGTGCTCGTCGAGGCGCTCGACCAGCCGGGCGGCCGGGCGCGCACGTTCCGCCGCGACGGCTACACGTTCGACGCCGGCCCCACCGTCATCACCGCGCCGTACCTGCTCGACGAGCTGTTCGCGCTCGCCGGCCGCGACCGCCGCGACTACGTGTCGCTCGTGCCGGTGGATCCGTTCTACCGCATCCTCTTTCACGACGGCGCGACGTTCGACTACCACGGCGACGAGGAGCGGCTGCTCGCCGAGATCGAGCGACTGAGCCCGCGCGACGTCGACGGCTACCGACGGCTCGCGCGCGTGGCCGAGCGCATCTTCGACGTCGGCTACACGCGGCTC
This DNA window, taken from Gemmatirosa kalamazoonensis, encodes the following:
- a CDS encoding phytoene/squalene synthase family protein, coding for MTSLLRIEPHHADVAELRALVDPPRDGWLAYMARHGRSFRFAARCLDAADRDRIAAVYAFCRFTDDLVDVGDADDARRTEARLDAWLSLLRLEHAGGVSGVPLLERVVGDLRRHDVPLRHAEELIEGVRMDLRRVRYPTLDALRVYTFRVASTVGLWLSELFGVRGAFALSRAARLGHAMQLTNILRDVGDDLWHGRVYLPADLMAVHGVSSFHLSAWGLGGVPHDDGWRALAESLMAEAEAAYDDAREALPVLPPGFRRATAVAARVYLGIHDEIRRADYDVFGRRAWVRPRRKLTLAARALLDLGPRGAFSAAARR
- a CDS encoding carotenoid biosynthesis protein encodes the protein MEVDGAGWERAPWRQTPLRPARAALGARIALGALVALVGFTAAALAGFAVFGRHPDLLARYPGAGPVYAVAFTFFARTQVALAFVALAVALVHVAGARWLPALAAVYAASLASELLGTTVGLPFGPYHYTDGLGAKWFGHVPVLIPLSWFTMAVPSLALARRAHPAATVVLGALVLLSWDLALDPAMSRVTTYWLWGGTGPYYGMPWSNLVGWFVTGLALMAILVRLGAGAWTARLDRRWVAAFYATNLALPLGMTAAAGYWGAVLVTVGALSGCALLQSVLR
- a CDS encoding MerR family transcriptional regulator translates to MPTPSEPADHAEPRYPIRVAARRAGLTTATVRAWERRYRAVAPARTETDRRLYSEADIERLRLLRALAAAGRSLTDLSRVPTTRLRALVEGLAEPRAARTPRTARAAAARGREPAVLGALLRACDAAVRDMDAPKLQTLLGRALVGLPPRPFFERVVVPLLRRVGRLWERGEITVAHEHAAAVAVRQVLGWMLETFRAANESRGAAWSDTAPALVAATPQGERHELGALMVAVLAAAAGWRVSYLGADLPAADIAAAARKASARVVALSVVVPGAGDAIEPELRALRAALDDEVALLVGGAEAPGHAGLLAALGAARVERLRGVGPWLAEHAARPSARSA